One Desulfolucanica intricata genomic window carries:
- a CDS encoding DUF5348 domain-containing protein, with translation MTAVKALVNKEVKELTKLLEAVQAKLKQVSKLYTYIESADGIEKIELIKLINLCEGSSADEFSVFAWKVKYLAKPRVEGNLYMSTNGRYRLDTNDFEFTSGCPIEVYIPDPDSDDFGWQFGRVEYSESYGGYYFYNQFGYENHRLWPGMRAAVR, from the coding sequence TTGACTGCTGTTAAGGCATTAGTAAATAAAGAAGTTAAAGAATTAACAAAATTGTTAGAGGCTGTACAAGCTAAATTAAAACAGGTTTCCAAACTTTATACCTATATTGAGTCAGCAGATGGAATAGAGAAGATTGAGTTAATAAAACTAATCAATCTTTGTGAGGGCAGCAGTGCTGATGAATTTAGTGTTTTTGCCTGGAAGGTTAAGTATCTGGCAAAACCACGTGTGGAAGGCAATTTATATATGAGTACCAACGGCCGGTACAGGTTAGATACTAATGACTTTGAATTTACCAGTGGCTGCCCGATTGAAGTATATATACCTGATCCGGACAGTGATGATTTTGGCTGGCAGTTTGGTAGAGTGGAGTACTCAGAAAGTTATGGAGGTTATTACTTCTATAATCAATTTGGTTATGAAAATCACAGATTATGGCCTGGAATGCGGGCTGCTGTGAGGTAG
- a CDS encoding ArdC family protein has translation MSKNETKNRKDLIESATKSLLDMFASGNLPPAIARTVIAAKKGYNIPSVNWSLGNQILMLAAGTTDARGYAQWKKVGRYVKKGSKAIYILGPCTKKITDEESGEEKVIITGFKGIPVYRYEDTEGEDIPTVDYAPPELPPLVEVAKKYGVKVQYGPSTGRFYGCYRPSDNSILLCTHDVDTFFHELAHAIHGTIRPLKGGQHQDQEVVAETVATVLCILYGYDGYVYQGFDYIKHYAQEHTANGVIKAIMKVLADVQAVLKLILDASDADKKMLNNIAV, from the coding sequence ATGAGTAAAAATGAGACAAAAAACAGGAAAGACCTGATAGAGAGTGCCACTAAGAGTTTACTTGATATGTTTGCCAGCGGTAATTTACCTCCCGCAATTGCCAGAACAGTAATCGCAGCAAAAAAAGGTTATAATATTCCTTCAGTAAATTGGTCCTTAGGTAATCAAATACTTATGCTGGCTGCCGGAACTACTGATGCAAGGGGCTATGCTCAGTGGAAAAAGGTTGGTCGTTACGTAAAAAAGGGTTCCAAAGCTATATACATTCTAGGACCCTGTACCAAGAAAATCACTGATGAGGAATCCGGGGAAGAGAAAGTGATTATCACAGGTTTTAAAGGTATTCCGGTTTACCGGTACGAGGACACTGAGGGAGAAGATATCCCAACAGTGGATTATGCCCCGCCGGAATTGCCGCCACTCGTAGAAGTTGCTAAGAAATATGGAGTTAAGGTGCAATATGGCCCAAGTACGGGGCGGTTTTACGGCTGCTACCGGCCAAGTGATAACAGTATACTTTTGTGCACCCATGACGTAGACACATTCTTTCATGAGCTGGCACATGCAATCCATGGGACAATCCGGCCCCTAAAGGGTGGGCAGCATCAGGACCAGGAAGTGGTTGCCGAAACAGTGGCAACGGTTCTGTGCATTCTTTACGGCTATGACGGTTATGTTTATCAGGGTTTTGATTATATAAAACATTATGCACAAGAGCATACGGCTAACGGTGTTATTAAAGCAATCATGAAGGTGCTGGCTGATGTACAAGCAGTACTTAAACTAATTTTGGATGCCAGTGATGCTGATAAGAAAATGTTAAATAATATTGCAGTTTAA
- a CDS encoding phage integrase N-terminal domain-containing protein, whose product MKANYREVENTLANALTKQIATVARSSRTGWVKSRRIRFHQIKPFLRFIAEKFMVRDIRNIQPKHVQAYIRHRRELGIKDVTVLSDISTIRFWHKQIPRRGYIIPSNRFLLGDEILNGEKFRQKR is encoded by the coding sequence ATGAAAGCTAATTACCGGGAAGTTGAAAATACACTGGCAAATGCCTTAACCAAGCAAATAGCAACTGTAGCCCGCTCTAGCCGTACCGGCTGGGTTAAAAGCAGGCGGATCCGGTTTCATCAGATTAAGCCTTTTCTTCGATTTATCGCTGAAAAGTTCATGGTACGCGATATCAGAAATATTCAACCTAAGCATGTTCAGGCATATATACGGCATCGGCGAGAACTGGGAATTAAAGATGTTACGGTTTTATCTGATATTTCTACTATTAGGTTCTGGCATAAGCAGATACCTAGGCGCGGTTATATAATTCCGTCAAATCGATTCCTTTTAGGAGATGAAATACTGAATGGGGAGAAATTCAGGCAAAAAAGGTAA
- a CDS encoding tyrosine-type recombinase/integrase, protein MGRNSGKKGKGSSEGIYKTLLIQFNTVLDTARRDFPGSKGTVYRCRSSMRQFLYFCASNYRMQNIRNIHDKHIQAFIGFRREQGIAEKSIKNDVWAVRLFHRYIPKAKNKISDNKVFELKSTPDGRTDRAWTEGEYRKMLHFAEKLGRQDVVLTMQLAKNAGLRIHECLRLNKEDANIALRTGILHVKGKGGRERDLKLSNEALIVLEVALKRMKDDTGKLFVRPGQKTHSVKKSIEGFINKHRDKFRELEDREKEITFHGLRHTFARREYYKRVDEGMNEHRALFEVSKLLGHNRPEVTKIYLGPVWISK, encoded by the coding sequence ATGGGGAGAAATTCAGGCAAAAAAGGTAAAGGTTCATCTGAGGGAATTTATAAGACATTATTAATTCAGTTTAATACAGTGTTGGATACAGCCAGAAGAGATTTCCCCGGCTCAAAAGGTACAGTTTATCGCTGCAGGAGCAGTATGAGGCAGTTTTTATATTTTTGTGCCAGTAATTATAGAATGCAGAATATCCGTAATATCCATGATAAGCATATACAAGCCTTTATCGGTTTTAGGCGTGAACAGGGGATTGCTGAGAAATCAATAAAAAACGATGTTTGGGCTGTTAGGTTGTTTCACCGGTATATTCCGAAGGCTAAAAATAAAATCTCAGACAATAAGGTTTTTGAATTAAAATCAACTCCGGATGGCAGGACTGACCGGGCCTGGACAGAAGGAGAATATAGAAAAATGCTTCATTTTGCAGAGAAATTAGGAAGACAGGATGTAGTATTAACTATGCAGTTAGCAAAGAATGCCGGCTTACGAATACATGAATGTTTACGCCTAAATAAAGAAGATGCAAATATTGCTCTTAGAACAGGGATACTTCACGTTAAGGGTAAAGGCGGCCGGGAAAGAGATTTAAAACTATCAAATGAAGCATTAATTGTTTTGGAAGTAGCACTTAAGCGGATGAAAGATGATACCGGTAAGCTTTTCGTACGGCCGGGACAGAAAACTCATAGTGTAAAAAAGTCCATTGAAGGTTTTATCAATAAGCACCGAGATAAATTTAGAGAGCTGGAAGATAGGGAAAAAGAGATTACTTTTCATGGGCTTCGGCATACCTTTGCAAGAAGAGAGTATTACAAAAGAGTGGATGAGGGTATGAATGAACACCGGGCACTTTTTGAAGTTTCTAAGTTGTTAGGTCATAACCGGCCGGAAGTAACAAAAATTTATTTAGGGCCGGTTTGGATAAGTAAATAA
- a CDS encoding MEDS domain-containing protein has protein sequence MIQPQLSHNLRKIGIDYIQDVPWGTHICGFYNTKIDLINMLVPYFEAGLENNEFCIWVASEPVNCDEAKLILKNAVPNFKYYLQLGQIEFLTHSEWYFRYGNFKKVVNSWIDKVNQAVSRGFDGIRICGNTSWLKKRYWKSFQEYEALIEQKIGELRMIALCTYELDKCNIQEIFDIVSNHQFSFIISKSGLQHIDSIAKFDRLNIISKLASSIAHEIRNPMTSVRGFLQLLQNKSDFGSYSEYFNIMLQELDRANGIINEFLSLARKNNTSLEKKNINDILNLMQPLIQADALKEDKSFCLELEEVPDLLLDENEIRQVILNLTRNGLEAMLPGGTLTVRTYIEDKEVVLEVQDQGTGIDHKLIDNIGSPFFTTKENGTGMGLAVCFSIAERNNASINFKTGPEGTTFYVRFKTLEP, from the coding sequence ATGATACAACCGCAGCTTAGCCACAATTTAAGAAAAATTGGTATTGATTACATACAGGATGTTCCTTGGGGAACTCATATTTGTGGTTTTTACAATACAAAAATCGATTTAATTAATATGTTAGTACCGTATTTTGAAGCTGGTTTAGAAAACAATGAGTTTTGTATATGGGTTGCCTCTGAACCTGTAAATTGTGATGAGGCAAAATTAATACTTAAGAATGCTGTACCTAACTTTAAATATTACCTGCAGCTTGGTCAAATAGAATTTCTAACACATTCAGAATGGTACTTTAGATATGGCAATTTTAAAAAAGTTGTAAATTCATGGATTGATAAGGTAAATCAAGCTGTATCTAGAGGTTTTGATGGTATAAGAATATGCGGAAATACATCTTGGCTTAAAAAGAGGTACTGGAAGTCATTTCAAGAATATGAAGCACTTATTGAACAAAAAATTGGTGAATTAAGAATGATAGCCTTATGTACTTATGAACTTGATAAGTGTAATATTCAAGAGATTTTCGATATCGTAAGTAATCATCAATTTTCGTTTATTATTAGTAAAAGTGGGTTGCAACATATCGACAGCATTGCTAAATTTGACCGACTAAACATAATTTCGAAACTAGCTTCTAGTATCGCACATGAAATAAGAAATCCAATGACATCTGTTAGAGGTTTTTTACAATTACTACAAAACAAAAGTGATTTTGGTAGTTATTCTGAATATTTTAACATTATGCTTCAGGAATTAGATAGAGCTAATGGTATTATTAATGAATTTCTATCTTTAGCTAGGAAAAATAACACAAGCTTAGAGAAAAAAAATATAAATGATATACTAAATTTGATGCAACCTTTAATACAAGCAGATGCTTTAAAGGAAGATAAAAGTTTTTGTCTGGAACTTGAAGAAGTGCCTGATTTATTACTTGATGAAAACGAAATACGTCAAGTTATACTTAATCTTACTCGTAATGGTCTAGAAGCAATGTTACCTGGCGGAACCTTGACTGTTAGAACATATATTGAAGATAAAGAAGTAGTTTTGGAGGTACAAGACCAAGGTACGGGAATTGATCATAAATTAATCGATAATATAGGCTCTCCTTTTTTTACCACAAAAGAGAATGGGACTGGTATGGGTCTTGCGGTTTGTTTTAGTATAGCCGAACGCAATAACGCCTCAATCAATTTTAAAACTGGACCAGAAGGAACGACTTTTTATGTAAGGTTTAAAACACTGGAGCCTTAA